The Papaver somniferum cultivar HN1 unplaced genomic scaffold, ASM357369v1 unplaced-scaffold_107, whole genome shotgun sequence genome includes a region encoding these proteins:
- the LOC113328359 gene encoding BTB/POZ domain-containing protein At2g24240-like codes for MFDDEWKLQPKGDEKEYFIDRDPDCFSVLLNLLGTGKLHVPCHIPEKLLYMEAHYYGLLDHVRTAKWGDFDSNRLRLTGSVSGQAPRNCSAIRASPDGGCAVAHGGVVRVYDWMLEEHPPLNLEYQSVNDIGWMNSDNIVMAVSQNLDRPGVGGMGVFSALTGELRQRFQLSDGEDQVKGFAAGALCFNTDSNKVLASCRDITSNEGIGVWDQETGKQTDFFDFGLGSDEKIQWFNGRNCLLVNSYINYKRRINLLDFRDKKSVVWSWPDDIKTVDFKDKKSVVWSWADETKTCHVHTHIHDAIPMEEGNSICVVDQSRNLGFLDLRDTTKSVRWNLYRGKDTAQSNYTKLTLHGGQIFCSVGDKISVYYYDGLDQWVLTSNLEGSHGGSVRDFSIGGDRLFALHTEKNVFDVWETPSAPII; via the coding sequence ATGTTCGATGATGAATGGAAGCTTCAACCAAAAGGAGATGAAAAAGAATACTTCATTGATCGTGACCCAGATTGCTTTTCTGTGCTTCTTAATCTCTTAGGGACTGGTAAGCTTCATGTGCCTTGTCACATACCTGAAAAATTACTCTATATGGAGGCTCATTATTACGGCCTTCTTGATCATGTTAGAACTGCAAAGTGGGGTGATTTTGATAGTAACAGGTTAAGATTAACGGGTAGCGTTAGTGGACAGGCTCCTCGTAATTGCAGTGCGATCAGAGCAAGTCCTGATGGAGGTTGTGCTGTTGCTCATGGTGGCGTTGTTCGTGTATATGACTGGATGCTCGAAGAACATCCACCGCTAAATCTTGAATATCAAAGTGTTAATGATATTGGGTGGATGAATTCAGATAATATAGTGATGGCTGTTAGCCAAAACTTGGACAGGCCGGGAGTCGGAGGAATGGGCGTTTTCAGTGCTTTGACAGGGGAACTGAGGCAAAGGTTTCAGTTGAGCGATGGAGAAGATCAGGTCAAAGGCTTCGCTGCTGGAGCTTTATGTTTTAACACTGATAGTAACAAAGTACTTGCTAGTTGTAGAGATATTACAAGTAATGAAGGAATCGGGGTGTGGGATCAAGAAACTGGAAAACAAACTGATTTTTTTGATTTCGGTCTCGGCAGTGATGAAAAGATTCAATGGTTTAATGGACGTAATTGTTTACTTGTCAACAGTTACATCAATTATAAACGTCGTATCAATCTTTTAGATTTTAGAGACAAAAAAAGTGTGGTTTGGTCCTGGCCTGATGATATTAAAACTGTAGATTTTAAAGACAAAAAAAGTGTGGTTTGGTCCTGGGCTGATGAAACTAAAACTTGTCATGTTCATACTCATATTCATGATGCAATTCCGATGGAAGAAGGTAATAGCATTTGTGTGGTTGATCAGAGTAGAAATTTGGGatttttagatttgagagatacCACAAAAAGCGTCAGATGGAATTTGTATCGTGGGAAAGACACCGCCCAAAGTAATTATACCAAATTAACACTGCATGGAggacagattttttgttccgtggGTGATAAGATATCTGTATATTATTATGATGGTCTTGATCAGTGGGTTTTAACATCTAATCTTGAAGGAAGTCACGGTGGTTCAGTTAGGGACTTCTCAATAGGTGGTGATCGCCTTTTTGCTCTTCACACTGAGAAGAATGTGTTCGACGTGTGGGAGACTCCATCTGCCCCAATTATATGA
- the LOC113328358 gene encoding uncharacterized protein LOC113328358 — MRDEFYYAEYDKNSPETPLSRKPRIDINLPFYECRYDYSFAGSCNGLICIDSWHNDRFGPTYIFNPVTREYITLPKFEGNYWWTGFGYIPSTNEYKVVRVYDTINVRTIHVYTLGSSNGYRNVGNMDRMPFYRKYAGVFAHGALHWADDEGTILAFDLTDEKGFRRFLSDTYCRDALHGEIWLLKRNKDNYDDLRWSKEFSFDICTLRSSPPFGLMKSGRLLCYENHKIYGYDTETSSAIMDVDFGKSITNAIPHKNTLVSLKILGEKDAKTMESGEIESSSKETETNDSIESGERASSSEETENSD; from the exons ATGCGTGATGAATTTTATTATGCTGAGTATGATAAGAATTCTCCTGAGACGCCCTTAAGTAGAAAACCAAGAATAGATATAAACCTTCCATTTTACGAGTGTAGGTATGATTATTCTTTTGCCGGTTCTTGCAATGGTTTAATCTGCATCGACTCATGGCATAACGATAGGTTTGGACCTACTTACATCTTTAATCCAGTCACCAGAGAGTATATTACTCTTCCAAAATTTGAAGGGAATTACTGGTGGACTGGATTTGGTTACATTCCTtcgaccaatgagtacaaggttgttaggGTATATGATACCATAAATGTTAGAACTATCCATGTATACACTCTTGGGAGTAGCAATGGATATAGAAATGTGGGAAATATGGATAGGATGCCGTTTTATAGAAAATATGCTGGTGTGTTTGCacatggagctcttcattgggcAGATGACGAAGGAACCATTCTTGCCTTTGATCTAACTGATGAAAA GGGTTTTAGGCGATTTCTAAGTGATACTTACTGTCGTGATGCCTTACATGGTGAAATATGGTTGTTGAAGAGGAATAAAGATAATTATGATGATTTGAGATGGAGTAAAGAGTTTAGTTTCGACATTTGCACATTACGGAGTTCACCGCCATTTGGGTTAATGAAGAGTGGTAGGCTTCTATGCTATGAGAATCACAAGATTTATGGTTATGATACAGAGACATCATCTGCCATAATGGATGTGGATTTTGGCAAGTCTATTACTAATGCAATCCCTCACAAGAATACTTTAGTTTCATTAAAGATATTAGGAGAAAAAGATGCAAAAACAATGGAATCTGGTGAAATAGAAAGTTCAAGTAAGGAGACAGAAACCAATGATTCAATTGAATCTGGTGAAAGAGCAAGTTCAAGTGAGGAGACAGAAAACAGTGATTAA